The DNA region GATGCCGGCGCGGCGAAGCACCTCGTCGAGTTGGATGCCGGCCATCTGAGCGCGCACGGCTGCGGTGATGGCGGCGCTGACGTTGGGCTGTCCGTCGAGCCACCGGGCGACGTCGTCAGGAACGCTGATCGAGCGTTTCGCGGTCATGCGCCAAGCTTACCCTTCCGGTAGTACCGCCGGTGCTACCGGCGGCGTTCTGCCAGCCAACTCGCCGCGACGTACTCGAAGATGTCGGCGTCGGTCTCCTGCTGCCAGCGAGGCAGCGCGTCCCAGTCGGCGACGTACGACGGCTTCGGGTCGTCGAAGCGGCCCGTCTGCTCCCGACTCAGCTTCGCGGTCGCCCCCGAGCTGACCCGTACGAAGTCACGGATCTGACCGCACACGGCCGCCGCCTGCCGCTCCCACTCCGGGATGGTGTCCCACGGGGCGACAAACCCTGGCTTCGATTCCCCGGGTAGTGCCTGCGGACTCCGGCGATCCACGCTTCCCGGAACAGACGACCCGCTTCGTCACTCATGATCGGCTTGACTCTCCTCAGGCTGCGACGTCGGCCACCAGACTCGGCGTCAACCTGGCGGCCACGGGTACCTCCGCGCATCCATGGATTGCGATCCAGCGTACGGGAGAAGGCACCGAGCGAGGCCCCCTGCCGCACAGATGCACCACGGATGCCTCATCGCACCGCCGGCCGTACCGCCGGCCACATCCTGACCGGTGTCCCGCCGGCCGGGATGGGTCGGACCGGTGGGCTGTCGACCTAGGTCGGCGGCAGGATGGGTGGCATGGGCAGGGCGAGTGAACGCCGCACGGTGCTGCGGATCGAGGTCGGCAACGACAGTGGCGCCGCCGGCACGGACGGATCGACGCGGCAGGTACGCCGGATGGACACCGTCGCCGGGGAGGAGCCGCTGGAGATCCGGGTCGGGCCGGCCGGACCGGCCCGGCGGCGTCCGCTGGCGGTCACCATGCGTACGCCGGGCAACGACATCGACCTGGCGATCGGTTTCCTGCTCACCGAAGGGCTGATCGGGGCGGCCGACGACGTGGTGACCGCCCAACTGTGCGCCGGCACCGACACGCCGAACACGTACAACGTCGTCGATGTGACCCTCGCCGGGCACGTGCCGCCGCCGGAGACGGACCCGGCCCGCAACTTCTACACGACCAGTTCGTGCGGGGTGTGCGGCAAGGCGAGCATCGACGCGGTGCGCACCCGGTCCCGGTTCGACGTCGCCGCCGACCGGTTCGACCTGGATCCGTGGCTGCTGGCAGCGCTGCCGGACCGGCTGCGCGCCGCCCAGCAGGGCTTCGACCGCACCGGCGGGCTGCACGCCGCCGGTCTGTTCACCACCGACGGGCAGGTACGCGTGGTCCGCGAGGACGTCGGCCGGCACAACGCCGTCGACAAGGTGGTCGGCTGGGCCGCCCGGGAGGGGCTGCTGCCGCTGCGGGGTCATCTGCTGCTGGTCTCCGGCCGGGCCAGTTTCGAGCTCACCCAGAAGGCGTGGATGGCCGGCATTCCGGTGCTGGCCGCGATCTCCGCGCCGAGCAGTCTGGCGGTCGCCCTCGCCGAGGAGGCGGGGATGACCCTGGTCGGGTTCCTCCGCGACGCGACGATGAACGTCTACGCAGGCGCGGACCGGTTGGCGCAGCCCCTGGGTTGACCAGACTGCCGGCCACGACGGGCGCGGCAGCCCCCACAAGATCCCGGCCGCGTCTAGACTTGCCGGCGCTGAACAGCGCAGACAGCCAAGATCGGAGACGCGGGCCATGCAGGTCGCCGAAGTCCTGGGCGTGCTCGAAGCACTGTTCCAGAGCAGCAAGCACCCGGACATCACCGACGTCCGGCGGTACGGGCAGGACGCCGAGCCCGGTGGCAACTCGCCAGCCGGGGTACGGGTCTACTACTCGACCGGATCGACCGGGATGCTGTGGGTGGCCGCCGGCAAGCCCGCGCCCGCATCGGCGGCGTTACCGGCCGGGATGCCGGCACCGCGTGAGCGGGCGCGTCGCACTTTGGCGTTCGCCGTGCAGTTGCTGGACTTCGCACGCCCTGAGGAGTTCACGTCGTGGGAGCCGTGCGCCTTTCCTGGCGTGCACATGTCTCCGTCCGGCGTGAAGATCACCTGCCGGGACGGCAGCGCCGTCTTCCTCCGGGCGACCTCGACCACCGGACCCGGCGGCATCGCAGGAGAGCCGAACGAGGACCCGTACCCGGACTACCAGATCCCGGAAGGAGTCCGTTCGTGGCGCCAAGAGGTAGATGCTCGGTCTGTGGCCAGCAGGTGACCAGCGCCCCCGGGCAGCCCGCGCCGGCGCATCAGAGTCCGGGAAGCCGGGCCAGATGCGCCGGGTCAGGCCAGCCCACGTCCTGACCTGCGGCCGGGCGGGTGACCGACCGGCGCAGGCTCGGTGGTTGGCTCCGTCACGGGCGGCGGCGACCGGCGGGGCGGGCGCGGTCGCGCTGCTCGCCGTCGGGTCGGCGGCGCGGGCGGGTGCCGGAGCGGCCCGGACGGCCCTTGCGGTCCGGCTTGGGCCACGGGCCGAGCGCCGCCGGCGGGATGCCCCGGACCAGGACGTCGTCCATCAGCCGGGCCATCGAGTACTGCGGCTCGACGTCGAGGGCCCGGTCGAGGGCGACCCGGGCGAGGGCACCGTTGCCGATCCGCCAGGCGGCGAACGCGAGCAGACTGGCCGGCCCGGCGGCCAGGTCCGGCTCGGCGCGGCAGGCGACGTCCTGCCAGAAGGTGACCTGCCAGGGCTCCTCGGTCACCCGCTCCCAGGCGTAGTCGCGGATCTCCAGGTCGGTCAAAGCCAGGCTGAGCCAGGCGACGTCGTCGTCGGTCGGGGCGCTGCCGCGTCGCTGCCGGTCCAGCAGCAGCCGTACGGTCTTCTCGCCGGCCCGGCGCAGGGTGCGGGCGCCGAGCAGGTCACCGGGCGGGGATTCGTCGAGCAGTGCGCGGCGTCGGGCGCGGGCCCGTTCGGTGGCGGCCCGCATCGCCGAGCGGGCGGCCCCGGTGACCGGCTCGACCTGGCGGCGCAGGGCGGCCCGGTCGGGCAGGGCGACCTGACCGGCGACGGTGGCGGCCACGGCGAGCGGGCTGAACCGGGTGTCGATGGGGTGGCCCTCCGGTGGGCAGCAGGTCGGGTCGTCGCAGAAGGCGGACCAGTAGCGGTCGTCGGTGACCCGCAGCGCGTCGAGCAGCATGATCTCCTGGTTGCGCAGGGCCGCCGTGGTGGCGGCCAGGGCGGGTGCGACGGCCTCGGGCGGGCCGTAGCCGAGCAGCACGGCGGCGTCCACCTGCTGTCGGTCGACGATCGTCGTCAGCTGGGCGGTGGCCGCGGCGCGCAGCTCGGCGCTGGCGGTGTCGTCGGGCAGGTCGGCACGGGCGGCGAAGACGACGGTGGCGTCGCGCATCCCGACCACCACCATGCTGTCGGTGGGATGGAAGCCGATCAGGTATGGCACGGCCGCGATCAGGTCGGCGGGCTCGCGGACGGTCAGTGCGGCGCTGGCGGGATCGATGGGTGTCATGTGGACAACTGTTCCGGCCGGGCCGGCAGCGCACCGACCCCCTGTGGACAACCGGCCCGCCGACCGACGACACGCCGACTTATCCACAGCTACGCTCCGTATTGGTGCAGGTAGGGCGATTTCCGCAGCATGTGGCGGCGGCCCCGGTGCGGCGTGTGGCGGCGGCCCGGCGTTACGGTGCCGGCATGGATCTGGCGTACCTGCGGGCCCACCCGGAGCACCTGCCGACCTTCCTGACGCATCAGCGCATCCGGGAGACCCCGGTGGCCGGTGGCAGCATCTGCGCGGCGAGCCGGCTCACCCTTGACGACGGCAACTCGGTGTTCGCGAAGACCTGGCCGGAGACCGCCGCCGCGCCGGTGCCCGAGGGTTTCTTCGCCGCCGAGGCCGCCGGGCTGCGCTGGCTGGGTGCGGCCGGCGGTGCCCCGGTGCCCGAGGTGATCGTGGCGCTGCCGGAGCTGCTGGCCCTGGAGTGGGTCGAGCCGGGCGAGCCGGACGCCGCCGCCGCCGAACGGTTCGGCCGGGAACTCGCCGTCACCCACCGGGCCGGTGCGGCGTTCTTCGGTGCCGACTGGCCGGGTGTGATCGGCGCGTTACCGCAGGACAACACCCCGACGACCGACCAGCCGTGGCCGGAGTGGTTCGCGCAGCGCCGGCTGGCACCGTACCTGCGGATGTCGGCCGACGGCGGCGCGCTCACCGCCGCCGAGGTCGCCCTGGTCGAGCAGTTGATCGACCGGATCGACGAGTACGGCGGCGACGAGCCGCCAGCCCGGGTGCACGGTGACCTGTGGCCGGGCAACCTGCTGTGGGGGGCGGACGGGCGGGTCCGGCTGGTCGACCCGGCGGCGCACGGCGGTCATCGCGAGACCGACCTGGCGCAGTTGGCCCTCTTCGGTGGCGCCCCGCACCTGGACCGGATCCTGGACGGCTACCAGCAGCAGTGGCCGCTGGCCGACGGCTGGGCCGCCCGGGTGCCGTTGCACCAACTGCAGCTGCTGCTGGTGCACACCGCGCTGTTCGGGGCGGCGTACCGCTCGGCGGTGGCCGACGCGGCCCGCGCCGCGCTGCGTGGCTGACCGCACCGCGAGCCTGCGCCGCACCGCGAGCCTGCGCCGCGCGGCGAACCTGCGCCGCACCGCGAACGTGACCGCGCTGCGTGGCAGAGCATCCCGCCGAAACACGGACGTCGGACCGGCGCGCTACCGTCGGCGCATGGAACCGAGCGCACGGCCCGTCGACGGCCGGCTCACCGACCGGTACGGACGGGTCGCCACGGACCTGCGGGTGTCCCTGACCGACCGGTGCAACCTGCGCTGCTCCTACTGCATGCCGCCGGAGGGATTGCCCTGGCTGCCCAGCGCGGAGATTCTCACCGACGACGAGGTGATCCGGCTGGTCGCAGTGGCGGTGACCCGGCTCGGGGTGACCGAGGTGCGGTTCACCGGCGGGGAGCCGCTGCTGCGTCCCGGCCTGTCCCGGATCGTCGCGGCAGTGGCGGCGCTGCGGCCCCGGCCGGTGCTCTCGCTGACCACCAACGGGATCGGGCTGGACCGGTTGGCGCCGGGGCTGCGCGCCGCCGGGCTGGACCGGGTGAATGTGTCGTTGGACACGCTCGACCCGGAGCGGTTCGCCCGGTTGGCACACCGGCGGCGGCTCCCCGACGTGCTCGCCGGACTGGCCGGGGCGGCGGCGGCCGGGCTGACCCCGGTCAAGATCAACGCCGTGCTGCTGCGCGGCGTCAACGACGACGAGGCACCGGCCCTGCTGCGGTACGCCCTGCGGCACGGCTACGAGCTGCGCTTCATCGAGCAGATGCCGTTGGACGCCCAGCAGTCCTGGGACCGGGCGCAGATGGTCACCGCCGCCGAGACCCTCGCGGC from Solwaraspora sp. WMMD791 includes:
- the fdhD gene encoding formate dehydrogenase accessory sulfurtransferase FdhD produces the protein MGRASERRTVLRIEVGNDSGAAGTDGSTRQVRRMDTVAGEEPLEIRVGPAGPARRRPLAVTMRTPGNDIDLAIGFLLTEGLIGAADDVVTAQLCAGTDTPNTYNVVDVTLAGHVPPPETDPARNFYTTSSCGVCGKASIDAVRTRSRFDVAADRFDLDPWLLAALPDRLRAAQQGFDRTGGLHAAGLFTTDGQVRVVREDVGRHNAVDKVVGWAAREGLLPLRGHLLLVSGRASFELTQKAWMAGIPVLAAISAPSSLAVALAEEAGMTLVGFLRDATMNVYAGADRLAQPLG
- a CDS encoding fructosamine kinase family protein; this translates as MDLAYLRAHPEHLPTFLTHQRIRETPVAGGSICAASRLTLDDGNSVFAKTWPETAAAPVPEGFFAAEAAGLRWLGAAGGAPVPEVIVALPELLALEWVEPGEPDAAAAERFGRELAVTHRAGAAFFGADWPGVIGALPQDNTPTTDQPWPEWFAQRRLAPYLRMSADGGALTAAEVALVEQLIDRIDEYGGDEPPARVHGDLWPGNLLWGADGRVRLVDPAAHGGHRETDLAQLALFGGAPHLDRILDGYQQQWPLADGWAARVPLHQLQLLLVHTALFGAAYRSAVADAARAALRG
- the moaA gene encoding GTP 3',8-cyclase MoaA; the protein is MEPSARPVDGRLTDRYGRVATDLRVSLTDRCNLRCSYCMPPEGLPWLPSAEILTDDEVIRLVAVAVTRLGVTEVRFTGGEPLLRPGLSRIVAAVAALRPRPVLSLTTNGIGLDRLAPGLRAAGLDRVNVSLDTLDPERFARLAHRRRLPDVLAGLAGAAAAGLTPVKINAVLLRGVNDDEAPALLRYALRHGYELRFIEQMPLDAQQSWDRAQMVTAAETLAALQAEFTLLPDPAERGGAPAETWLVDGFDTPAGTPARVGVIGTVTRPFCGDCDRTRLTADGQVRDCLFARHESDLRGALRAGADDAELARRWRVAMAGKRAGHGIDDPTFLQPARPMSAIGG
- a CDS encoding DUF4192 domain-containing protein, which produces MTPIDPASAALTVREPADLIAAVPYLIGFHPTDSMVVVGMRDATVVFAARADLPDDTASAELRAAATAQLTTIVDRQQVDAAVLLGYGPPEAVAPALAATTAALRNQEIMLLDALRVTDDRYWSAFCDDPTCCPPEGHPIDTRFSPLAVAATVAGQVALPDRAALRRQVEPVTGAARSAMRAATERARARRRALLDESPPGDLLGARTLRRAGEKTVRLLLDRQRRGSAPTDDDVAWLSLALTDLEIRDYAWERVTEEPWQVTFWQDVACRAEPDLAAGPASLLAFAAWRIGNGALARVALDRALDVEPQYSMARLMDDVLVRGIPPAALGPWPKPDRKGRPGRSGTRPRRRPDGEQRDRARPAGRRRP